Proteins encoded by one window of Emticicia oligotrophica DSM 17448:
- a CDS encoding DeoR/GlpR family DNA-binding transcription regulator, translated as MSYQSRKQKILKIVEEKGEVEVKELALSIETSEITIRRDLAQMAADGLIFRTHGGAMSLSLTHLPQSFEQKTVTNIEQKDYIARLAAQEIHDGDIIFMDCGSTVFRLCQFIKNKRIKVITNSLPVVYELSNTEVSINLVGGELDNQRQAIHGQIAIEHIRKYHANKAFLGVDGISVENGLTASSEKEAEITTAMSDNAQITYLLCDVSKIGRDRYLQFAPLDIIDVLITNEHTELINQFKEIGIRTIY; from the coding sequence ATGAGTTATCAAAGTAGAAAGCAAAAAATATTAAAAATAGTAGAAGAAAAAGGCGAGGTTGAAGTGAAAGAATTGGCTTTATCAATCGAGACATCTGAGATAACAATTCGAAGAGATTTGGCACAAATGGCCGCCGATGGGCTTATTTTCCGTACTCACGGTGGGGCGATGAGTCTTAGTTTAACTCATTTACCACAAAGTTTCGAACAAAAAACGGTGACTAATATCGAGCAAAAAGATTATATAGCTCGATTAGCCGCACAAGAAATTCATGATGGAGACATCATCTTTATGGATTGCGGCAGTACAGTTTTTAGACTTTGTCAATTTATCAAAAACAAACGTATTAAAGTAATCACCAACTCACTTCCAGTAGTTTATGAACTGAGTAATACGGAAGTTTCAATTAATTTAGTTGGTGGAGAACTCGATAACCAAAGGCAGGCTATTCATGGGCAAATAGCCATAGAACATATACGAAAGTATCATGCAAATAAAGCTTTTTTAGGAGTTGATGGAATTTCAGTTGAAAATGGTCTGACCGCTTCCAGCGAAAAAGAAGCAGAAATTACCACTGCAATGTCAGATAATGCACAAATAACTTATCTACTTTGTGATGTGAGCAAAATAGGGAGAGATAGATATTTACAATTTGCACCATTGGATATCATAGATGTTTTGATTACCAACGAACACACTGAACTAATTAATCAATTTAAGGAAATTGGTATCAGAACTATATATTAG
- a CDS encoding TonB-dependent receptor family protein: MKKAITFIFLMICGTVFAQNTARVTVKGIVIDSSNTTLPSATVMLLTPKDSALVSFGRTETEGQFELKSVKRGTYLLKITYMGYLPYQQEFTPSDGAITDLGKIQLKPIMKELYEVVVRTAKAPLSIKGDTVEYNASSFKVPPGSTVEDLLRKLPGMSVDQDGNIKAQGQDVKRVTVDGKQFFGGDTKMATKNIAAEAIKKVQVFSDKTEQAKATGIDDGKKEKTLNLELKDEFKKGGFGKVTAGLGNKERAEIKGNYNKFDQKNQFSLIGLGNNTNQVGMGFDDFQDFRGSQSFNWNDNADFGFGGGGRYFIFGGDESDEDLSIPIGGGRGQGFTDSYAAGLNYNYDTKKNKLSSSYYFNGKNQILDALSSRQNFLNNNASFNTTNDDYTRNQSYNHRVSFRLEKTLDTLNTITFIGNGKLSKGNTRYNGLQQFFTGSSELSNQTTINNQTGFNSSAAALTGIYRHKFKKKGRIFAISGGYNFTNSDGDATQVSLNEFYKITSTNDLLRNINQFNSTLSDRNQLKASMLYVEPLGKKFSSETFYNFSTRNSIVDRNVQNRESNLQIDSLTRYFENTISFNRIGTSLRYNYKGINISAGVAGQQFSLRGNFTQPKKPETIVDQKYFVWIGNVQGSLDLKNNKYMWFSYDPNVSEPSIKDLQPVVDNSNPLFIREGNPDLLPQVDHNLNLGGNYYNPGNFMNLYFGLNYNYHVNQIVYNQYIDNKTFKTTTKPMNITGGSNMGTFFGFGFPLKKTKATMGFNGNINGSNNLTYINDILNETNNLSYYMGLRLDLTPSDKFTFFGNANFGITNTKYSINTAQNQTIYNHRFSGEMNVKFPKDFYLNTRINYNVFVNERFGFNQRQPIWNAAIYKQLGKSKKAEIRLTAYDIFNRNLNISQFASQNYYSESRTETLARYFMLSFTYNMRGVKNQMRRSGGGW, translated from the coding sequence ATGAAAAAAGCTATTACGTTCATTTTTTTAATGATTTGCGGGACAGTTTTTGCACAAAACACAGCCCGTGTAACGGTAAAAGGGATAGTCATCGACTCATCGAATACTACTCTCCCCTCTGCAACTGTTATGCTTCTCACACCTAAAGATTCAGCTTTGGTTAGCTTCGGGAGAACCGAAACTGAAGGTCAATTTGAACTAAAAAGTGTGAAAAGAGGTACTTATCTCCTCAAAATTACCTACATGGGTTACTTACCCTATCAGCAAGAATTTACGCCAAGTGATGGAGCCATTACTGATTTAGGTAAAATTCAACTCAAGCCTATTATGAAAGAGCTTTATGAGGTAGTTGTCAGAACCGCAAAAGCTCCACTGAGCATTAAGGGCGATACGGTTGAATATAATGCTTCTTCGTTTAAAGTTCCTCCGGGCTCCACCGTTGAAGACTTGCTCCGTAAGCTCCCGGGAATGTCTGTTGACCAAGATGGTAATATCAAAGCACAAGGGCAAGATGTGAAGCGAGTGACCGTTGATGGTAAGCAGTTTTTTGGAGGTGATACCAAAATGGCTACTAAAAATATTGCTGCCGAAGCCATTAAAAAAGTACAAGTTTTCAGTGATAAAACTGAGCAAGCAAAAGCTACGGGTATTGATGATGGGAAGAAAGAAAAAACCTTAAATTTAGAGCTAAAAGATGAATTTAAGAAAGGTGGATTTGGTAAAGTTACCGCTGGCCTTGGGAATAAAGAACGAGCTGAAATCAAAGGAAATTACAATAAATTTGACCAAAAAAATCAGTTTTCATTAATCGGACTTGGAAATAATACCAACCAAGTAGGCATGGGTTTTGATGATTTTCAGGATTTTAGAGGTAGCCAATCTTTTAACTGGAATGACAATGCAGATTTTGGTTTCGGTGGTGGCGGACGGTACTTCATTTTCGGAGGAGATGAAAGCGATGAAGATTTATCCATTCCAATAGGTGGTGGCCGTGGACAAGGCTTTACCGATTCTTATGCGGCTGGTTTAAATTATAACTACGATACCAAGAAAAACAAACTGAGTTCGAGCTATTATTTCAATGGTAAAAACCAAATTTTAGATGCTCTTTCAAGCCGTCAGAATTTCTTGAATAATAATGCATCGTTTAATACGACTAACGATGATTATACTCGCAATCAAAGTTATAATCACCGAGTATCTTTCCGCTTAGAAAAAACACTTGATACACTCAATACCATTACGTTTATTGGCAACGGTAAACTTTCTAAAGGAAATACTCGCTACAATGGTCTCCAACAGTTTTTCACTGGAAGCAGCGAACTTTCAAACCAAACAACCATTAATAATCAAACGGGTTTCAACTCATCGGCGGCAGCTTTAACTGGCATTTACCGTCATAAATTCAAGAAAAAAGGTAGAATTTTTGCTATAAGCGGTGGCTATAACTTTACTAATTCTGATGGTGATGCTACCCAAGTTTCGTTGAATGAATTTTATAAAATTACTAGCACCAACGATTTATTAAGAAACATCAATCAGTTTAACTCTACCCTTAGCGACCGTAATCAGTTGAAAGCTAGTATGCTTTACGTAGAGCCTTTAGGCAAAAAATTTTCCTCAGAAACTTTCTATAACTTTAGTACCAGAAACAGCATTGTTGATAGAAATGTGCAAAACAGAGAATCGAATCTTCAAATTGACTCTCTTACCCGTTATTTCGAAAATACAATTTCTTTTAACAGAATCGGAACAAGTCTGCGTTATAACTACAAGGGTATCAATATTTCGGCGGGTGTGGCTGGGCAACAGTTTTCGCTCAGAGGTAATTTTACCCAACCAAAGAAACCCGAAACAATTGTTGACCAAAAATATTTTGTTTGGATTGGAAATGTGCAAGGAAGCTTAGACCTCAAAAACAACAAATACATGTGGTTTAGCTATGACCCGAATGTTTCGGAACCTTCTATCAAAGACCTTCAGCCAGTAGTTGATAATAGTAACCCACTGTTTATTCGAGAAGGAAACCCTGATTTATTACCACAAGTTGACCATAACCTTAATCTTGGTGGTAATTATTATAACCCAGGAAACTTCATGAATTTATACTTCGGCTTGAACTATAATTACCATGTAAATCAGATAGTTTATAACCAATATATTGATAATAAGACATTTAAGACCACCACTAAACCTATGAATATCACTGGTGGTTCAAACATGGGCACTTTCTTTGGTTTTGGTTTCCCACTCAAGAAAACTAAAGCTACTATGGGCTTTAATGGTAATATAAACGGAAGCAACAACCTAACTTATATCAATGATATTCTTAACGAAACCAATAATTTGAGTTATTATATGGGCTTGCGTTTAGACTTAACTCCATCTGATAAGTTTACTTTCTTTGGAAATGCAAACTTTGGTATCACCAATACAAAATACTCAATCAATACTGCCCAAAACCAAACGATTTACAACCACCGATTTAGCGGTGAAATGAATGTTAAATTCCCGAAAGATTTCTATTTGAATACTCGAATCAACTACAATGTATTCGTCAATGAGCGTTTCGGATTTAATCAACGTCAACCAATTTGGAATGCAGCCATTTATAAACAATTAGGAAAGTCGAAAAAAGCCGAAATTCGTCTGACAGCCTACGATATTTTCAATCGTAATCTAAATATCAGTCAGTTTGCTAGTCAAAACTATTATTCGGAGTCAAGAACCGAAACTTTAGCTCGTTATTTCATGCTAAGCTTTACCTATAATATGCGTGGCGTGAAAAATCAGATGCGTAGAAGTGGCGGTGGATGGTAG
- a CDS encoding GLPGLI family protein codes for MKNIFLYILLLSASGVFAQKTEGVIHYEYQINWIKMMKKLPFLTQEEKDRMENTWKNDPDPKQKMNLYFNEKETLYTWGQDQQEYEDENWKSRNRELIIHRNFETEKRTDMLEILGKTYLVQDSLKHIEWKVMNQIKEVAGYICMKAVAEDKVKGQKITAWFTGDIPVSGGPEQIYGLPGMILELDADDGTVTAVATSVELKKLDKELTLPKLKGKKVNNQQFDSVISTYINDSIKMQRNPYWAIRY; via the coding sequence ATGAAAAATATCTTTTTATATATTCTCTTATTATCGGCAAGTGGAGTTTTTGCTCAGAAAACTGAGGGCGTGATACATTATGAATACCAAATAAATTGGATTAAAATGATGAAAAAACTTCCGTTTCTTACGCAAGAAGAAAAGGACCGTATGGAAAATACTTGGAAAAATGACCCCGACCCTAAGCAAAAAATGAATTTATATTTCAATGAAAAAGAAACGCTCTATACTTGGGGACAAGACCAACAAGAGTACGAGGATGAAAACTGGAAAAGTAGAAATAGAGAGTTGATTATTCATCGAAATTTTGAAACTGAAAAACGTACAGATATGCTCGAGATTCTGGGTAAAACATATTTAGTGCAAGATTCGCTCAAACACATTGAATGGAAAGTTATGAACCAAATCAAAGAGGTAGCGGGCTATATTTGCATGAAAGCAGTGGCAGAAGATAAAGTAAAGGGGCAAAAAATAACTGCTTGGTTTACAGGTGATATACCTGTTTCGGGTGGACCAGAGCAAATTTATGGCCTACCTGGTATGATTCTCGAACTTGACGCCGATGACGGAACGGTAACTGCTGTGGCAACTTCAGTAGAACTCAAAAAGCTGGATAAAGAATTAACCTTACCCAAATTGAAAGGCAAAAAAGTGAATAATCAACAATTTGACAGTGTGATTTCGACGTATATCAATGATAGCATAAAAATGCAGCGAAACCCTTACTGGGCAATTAGGTATTAA
- a CDS encoding MCP four helix bundle domain-containing protein: protein MKWAYSIENKLKAALVLSVIFVFLFIKNISDQNSFIELGNSFSVVYEDRLLAESYIYEFSDHLSRKKLLIDDNKDAQTLSQHLRLIDSHNTAVQQLIAAYEKTKLTPTEEVLFRDLKRKINLNITLEKQYLQAMSTSTNPSKQALDESFYSILSNLNQLSHIQINEGERLNKTSQKIVLGSESQNQFELSILIVLGVIILVLIFSSKSTYTKIPQKSSLN, encoded by the coding sequence ATGAAATGGGCATATAGTATCGAAAATAAACTGAAAGCGGCATTGGTATTGAGTGTAATTTTTGTGTTTTTATTCATCAAAAATATATCTGACCAAAATAGTTTTATCGAACTAGGTAACTCATTTTCAGTAGTTTATGAAGACCGTTTGCTGGCCGAGAGTTATATTTATGAATTTTCAGACCACCTTTCTCGCAAAAAACTTTTGATTGATGATAATAAAGATGCTCAAACATTATCACAGCATTTACGCTTAATAGACTCACACAATACGGCTGTTCAGCAACTTATTGCAGCTTACGAAAAAACAAAACTTACACCTACTGAAGAGGTTTTATTTAGAGACTTAAAGAGAAAAATCAATCTAAATATTACCCTAGAAAAACAATATTTACAAGCAATGAGTACAAGTACAAATCCAAGCAAACAAGCATTGGATGAATCGTTTTATTCAATTTTATCGAATTTGAATCAATTATCGCACATTCAAATAAATGAAGGAGAACGTTTAAATAAAACTTCTCAAAAAATTGTACTAGGCTCTGAATCGCAAAACCAATTTGAGCTTTCGATATTGATTGTTTTAGGCGTGATTATCTTGGTATTAATTTTTAGTTCAAAATCTACCTACACCAAAATTCCACAAAAATCATCGCTCAACTAA
- a CDS encoding alpha/beta fold hydrolase — MKLFFRKTGEGQPILILHGVFGSSDNWFTISKMIAEKGYAVYTLDARNHGQSPRSEEFSYELMADDLNEFIEDNHIENPIIIGHSMGGKTVMHFAMKYSGKYAKLIIVDIAPKYYPTHHGHIIQGLNSIDLDNLKNRNEAEVQLSKYVTNAGEKQFLLKNLYRTEDGKFDWRINLPVLSREIYQIGGDFTDAKEVTAPTLFLRGGNSGYIYDEDIPTIKKIFPNATLQTIEGAGHWVQAEKPAEFVQAVLDFAN, encoded by the coding sequence ATGAAACTTTTTTTTAGAAAAACAGGAGAAGGACAGCCAATATTGATTTTACACGGTGTTTTTGGGTCATCTGATAATTGGTTTACAATTAGTAAAATGATAGCCGAAAAAGGTTATGCAGTTTATACACTAGATGCTCGAAATCACGGACAATCGCCTCGTAGTGAGGAGTTTAGTTACGAACTTATGGCCGATGATTTGAATGAATTTATCGAAGATAACCACATCGAAAATCCTATCATTATTGGGCATTCGATGGGAGGGAAGACTGTGATGCACTTTGCCATGAAGTATTCGGGGAAATACGCTAAACTTATCATTGTTGATATTGCTCCGAAGTATTACCCAACGCATCATGGACATATTATTCAAGGGCTTAATTCGATAGATTTAGATAATCTCAAAAATAGAAATGAAGCAGAGGTTCAGCTTTCGAAGTACGTAACGAATGCTGGTGAAAAACAATTTTTATTAAAAAATCTTTACAGAACAGAAGATGGTAAATTTGATTGGAGAATCAACTTACCTGTTTTAAGTCGAGAAATTTATCAAATAGGCGGAGATTTTACCGACGCAAAAGAGGTAACTGCTCCTACGCTTTTTTTAAGAGGCGGAAATTCTGGTTATATTTATGATGAAGATATTCCCACTATCAAAAAGATATTTCCCAATGCAACCTTACAAACCATTGAAGGGGCTGGCCACTGGGTGCAAGCCGAAAAACCAGCAGAGTTTGTACAAGCAGTTTTAGATTTCGCTAATTAA
- a CDS encoding vanadium-dependent haloperoxidase, whose protein sequence is MVLLMVCFSTSYGQRLTREYSNEVAIAWFNLQLQLIQSTPGFSPPVASRALGYSGLTLYESVVNGMPEYQSLVGALNGFKTIPKIENDKTYHWVLSANAAQKTIIKNLFANTSKSNLLRIDSLKEAIERNYIGFVDKETMVRSVKFGEAVAKAIFDYSKSDGGHEGYNKNFPQDFKIAKGACVWTPTSEQPIPLQPYWGQNRPFVKGNTDFELPHPPRCEASISSVMYAQAVEVYSTGKNLSPEQATIAKYWSDDAGKTFTPPGHAVAIATQIVALEKLKLDRSAEVFCKVGIAAADAFISCWKCKFMHNVLRPISYIRTTIDATWSPLLDTPPFPEYTSGHASVSGATAQVLSDFFGFNYHFTDNSHVGRGFKPRSFDSFFEFAEEAALSRLYGGIHYRNSNEQGLKNGKRIGKNVCELKFKRG, encoded by the coding sequence ATGGTTTTATTAATGGTATGTTTTTCAACGAGCTATGGTCAACGTCTCACCCGTGAATATTCTAATGAGGTAGCTATTGCTTGGTTTAACCTGCAGCTTCAATTAATACAGTCAACGCCTGGCTTCTCGCCACCAGTTGCTTCACGAGCTTTAGGATATTCTGGACTAACACTTTACGAATCTGTTGTGAATGGAATGCCTGAGTATCAATCTTTAGTTGGTGCTTTAAATGGATTTAAAACAATACCCAAAATAGAAAATGATAAGACCTATCATTGGGTGCTAAGTGCCAATGCCGCACAAAAAACTATCATCAAAAATCTCTTTGCCAATACCTCAAAATCAAATTTGCTGAGGATAGATTCTTTAAAAGAGGCTATTGAACGAAATTATATTGGCTTTGTAGATAAAGAAACAATGGTTCGTTCAGTTAAATTTGGCGAAGCAGTTGCTAAAGCAATTTTTGATTATTCAAAAAGTGATGGTGGGCACGAAGGTTATAACAAGAATTTTCCACAAGATTTTAAAATAGCTAAAGGTGCTTGTGTGTGGACTCCCACGAGCGAACAACCGATTCCATTACAGCCATATTGGGGCCAAAACCGCCCATTTGTAAAAGGAAATACTGATTTTGAGCTACCGCATCCACCGCGTTGTGAAGCGAGTATTTCTTCGGTGATGTATGCTCAGGCTGTGGAAGTTTACAGCACAGGTAAAAATTTATCTCCCGAGCAGGCAACGATTGCTAAATACTGGTCGGACGATGCTGGTAAAACCTTCACTCCTCCGGGACATGCGGTAGCTATTGCAACCCAAATAGTGGCACTAGAAAAACTTAAATTAGACCGTTCGGCAGAGGTATTTTGTAAAGTTGGCATTGCCGCAGCAGATGCTTTTATTTCTTGCTGGAAATGCAAATTTATGCATAACGTATTGCGTCCGATTTCATATATCCGTACTACCATTGATGCTACTTGGAGCCCTTTGCTCGATACCCCACCATTCCCAGAGTACACTTCAGGACATGCCTCAGTTTCTGGAGCAACTGCACAGGTTTTATCTGATTTCTTTGGATTTAACTATCATTTCACTGATAACTCTCATGTGGGAAGAGGCTTTAAACCTCGTAGTTTTGATTCTTTCTTCGAGTTTGCCGAAGAAGCCGCTCTTTCTCGACTTTACGGAGGTATTCATTACAGAAACTCTAATGAACAGGGGCTAAAAAATGGGAAACGCATTGGGAAGAATGTCTGCGAATTGAAGTTTAAACGAGGCTAA
- a CDS encoding vanadium-dependent haloperoxidase has product MRKHFTYFFFEKLHYKFKYSILSLMIGFLAISCKDKKNEEATPTNLSKETNTYSADIATRWTELQLLLIKSTPGYAPPVAARTLGYTSLALYESVVHGMPNYQSMVGQVNGLTSLPKPDVTKEYSWGVVANSALGTLITQLYPTTNDINKRAIDSLKKNIESNLKVAIENPATIERSKAFGIEIANAIFEYSKTDGGHQGWDNNFPSDYKTPVGVGLWEPTSTQKIPLLPYWGKIRTFSSLNMTTNPVAPTNFSYKEGSDMYKLAKEVYDTGKALTNEQKAIANFWADGGNTITPPGHHFNIANIVLKKEKVKLDKVAEVYAKVGMAVSDAFVACWRGKYTYNLMRPITYIRQAIDPQWSPLLSTPPFPEYASGHSSGSGAASEILTSIFGNNYEFTDNTHNGTYPDRTFKSFYEYADEATISRLYGGIHYRQGNENGHKNGTEVAKNILKFKFKTGA; this is encoded by the coding sequence ATGAGAAAACATTTTACTTACTTCTTTTTTGAAAAACTACATTACAAATTTAAATATTCAATCTTGTCATTGATGATAGGGTTTTTAGCGATTTCATGTAAGGATAAGAAAAATGAAGAAGCCACACCAACCAATCTTTCGAAAGAAACAAATACTTACAGTGCTGATATTGCTACGCGTTGGACAGAACTTCAACTTTTACTCATTAAATCAACTCCGGGATATGCTCCTCCCGTAGCAGCTCGTACTTTGGGATATACCAGCTTAGCCCTTTATGAGAGCGTGGTGCATGGAATGCCTAATTACCAATCAATGGTTGGACAAGTGAATGGACTTACATCATTACCTAAGCCAGATGTTACTAAAGAATATAGCTGGGGGGTAGTCGCCAATAGTGCATTAGGTACGCTTATTACACAGCTTTATCCTACGACCAACGATATCAATAAACGTGCAATTGATTCGTTGAAAAAAAATATAGAAAGTAATCTCAAAGTAGCTATAGAAAATCCGGCAACTATTGAGCGGTCAAAAGCTTTTGGGATTGAGATAGCTAATGCGATATTTGAGTATTCAAAAACTGATGGAGGTCACCAGGGCTGGGACAATAATTTTCCTTCAGACTATAAAACTCCAGTAGGGGTTGGGTTATGGGAACCAACAAGTACTCAAAAAATACCTTTATTGCCTTATTGGGGGAAGATTCGTACGTTTTCTTCATTAAATATGACAACCAACCCTGTAGCTCCAACCAATTTTTCTTATAAAGAAGGTTCTGATATGTACAAACTCGCCAAAGAGGTATATGATACAGGAAAGGCACTAACAAATGAACAAAAAGCCATTGCAAACTTCTGGGCTGATGGTGGAAATACAATTACTCCTCCGGGGCATCATTTCAATATTGCCAATATTGTTTTAAAGAAAGAAAAAGTAAAACTTGATAAAGTAGCTGAAGTTTATGCCAAAGTAGGTATGGCGGTAAGTGATGCCTTTGTAGCATGTTGGAGAGGCAAATATACTTATAATCTTATGCGTCCGATTACTTATATTCGTCAAGCAATTGACCCTCAATGGTCTCCTTTGCTTTCTACTCCGCCATTTCCAGAATATGCTTCTGGACACTCGTCTGGTTCTGGGGCTGCATCTGAAATTTTAACAAGTATTTTTGGAAACAACTACGAATTTACAGATAATACACATAACGGTACTTATCCTGATAGAACTTTTAAGTCTTTTTATGAATATGCCGATGAAGCGACAATCTCTCGTTTATATGGAGGCATTCATTATCGACAAGGTAATGAAAATGGACATAAAAATGGCACTGAAGTAGCAAAGAACATTTTAAAATTTAAGTTTAAAACAGGAGCGTGA
- a CDS encoding gamma carbonic anhydrase family protein, which translates to MSHFIASNATVIGQVTLGEDSSVWYSAVIRADVEKIIVGNRTNIQDGAILHADFGEPTIIGDDVTVGHGAIVHGATVGNGTLIGMRATVLNRAKIGKYCIIGACALITEGMEIPDYSMVLGIPAKIVKQIPPEYAEKLMMSAAHYVEMAKLHKRGDFKSIL; encoded by the coding sequence ATGTCACATTTTATTGCATCTAATGCTACTGTTATTGGTCAAGTTACGCTCGGAGAAGATTCATCTGTTTGGTATTCGGCAGTTATTCGTGCGGATGTTGAAAAAATTATCGTAGGAAATCGGACAAACATTCAAGATGGAGCAATTCTTCATGCCGATTTCGGTGAACCAACAATTATTGGTGATGATGTGACGGTTGGGCATGGGGCAATCGTACACGGGGCAACTGTGGGTAATGGAACACTTATAGGTATGCGTGCAACAGTGCTAAATCGTGCAAAAATTGGTAAATATTGTATTATTGGTGCATGTGCTTTAATTACTGAAGGAATGGAAATTCCTGATTATTCAATGGTTTTGGGTATTCCTGCAAAAATTGTTAAACAAATTCCACCTGAATATGCCGAAAAACTAATGATGAGTGCCGCACATTATGTAGAAATGGCCAAGCTACATAAAAGGGGGGATTTTAAATCAATTTTATAA